From Dethiosulfovibrio peptidovorans, the proteins below share one genomic window:
- a CDS encoding 50S ribosomal protein L9 — MKVILMDEVRKLGKKNEVLEVSDGYARNFLFPRKLAIEATKGNLNKLQDQENSSKKKDQQARAQAEEERKHLQNRQVTVSMSAGEGGRLFGSVTTAQIVEAIREQFDVNVDKKNVRIADVVKTLGHYPCTVRLYQGVEASMTLKVEDR; from the coding sequence ATGAAAGTTATCTTGATGGACGAGGTCAGAAAGCTGGGTAAGAAAAACGAGGTTCTGGAAGTCTCCGATGGATATGCCCGAAACTTTCTCTTTCCTCGAAAGTTGGCCATTGAGGCAACGAAAGGAAACTTAAATAAGCTTCAGGACCAAGAAAATTCCTCGAAAAAGAAGGATCAGCAAGCGAGAGCTCAGGCGGAGGAGGAGAGGAAGCACCTTCAGAATCGTCAGGTTACGGTCTCAATGAGCGCCGGAGAGGGGGGGCGTCTCTTTGGCAGCGTGACCACCGCTCAGATCGTTGAGGCGATCAGGGAGCAGTTCGACGTGAACGTGGACAAAAAAAACGTGAGAATTGCCGATGTGGTCAAGACTTTAGGGCATTATCCTTGTACGGTCAGACTATACCAGGGGGTCGAGGCGTCTATGACCTTGAAGGTGGAGGATCGGTAG